One window from the genome of Cyclobacterium amurskyense encodes:
- the priA gene encoding replication restart helicase PriA: MDDLFGNNYPLTSKNLFADIILPVPIPQTFTYSVGPEIQDEIGIGYRVMVQFGRKRILTGIVAKVHQKAPEAYQAKAILDLLDDFPIVNALQIKFWAWLASYYCCHLGEVMNAALPSGLKLSTESKIQMHPDFDLDNPDYPMDDREMLILEALEKKEEMNVDQLDTLVPVKDLHKLIKSLLAKKAILVYESVKEKYSPKIELRVRLAQEYITASDKLNELFDGIKGKVKQENVLLKYLQQVPIYQKSELNKQGLAKKILTDAGCSPSSIDTLIKNKVLESFKVKISRFDPINIDENPILLSDDQKEAYDAVQNEFNSKSTVLLHGITGSGKTEIYIKLIMEVLESGSQVLLLLPEIALTTHLVSRLQKVFGDKMGIFHSKYSDNERVEVWQGVISGKYNFIIGVRSSLFLPFDSLGLVIVDEEHEPSYKQYDPAPRFHARDAAIMMAYLHQAKTVLGTATPAFETFSNVQNDKYGYVKMDKRYGNAELPHFHLADILKDKKKNLLKLDFTRLLREKIQEALNNQEQVLIFQNRRGYAPYISCDECGWIPECEHCDVSLTYHQFQEELRCHYCGFKDVVPKKCHACGSDKITTVGSGTERIEENLSLLFPEARILRMDLDTTRSKYGYQKILEEFGSGNVDILVGTQMITKGLDFDRVSLVGIVDADRILFYPDFRSGERAFQQITQVAGRAGRRNKTGNVIIQTRRPDQLIFNQIISGDYAEFYRQEMGERKQFYYPPFVKNIKIVVKHKDFKTAETASVQLKNLLSDIEGRKIILGPEKALIGKIKNLYLFEIWIKLEKSTNAQVRFKQEMTRSISDLQSDKRFRSVRFLVDVDPF, from the coding sequence GTGGATGATCTCTTTGGAAATAACTACCCCTTAACAAGCAAAAATCTGTTTGCGGACATTATTTTGCCTGTACCTATTCCTCAAACTTTTACTTATAGTGTGGGGCCTGAGATTCAGGATGAAATTGGCATTGGCTATCGTGTGATGGTACAATTCGGTAGGAAAAGGATTTTAACTGGTATTGTTGCCAAGGTTCATCAAAAAGCGCCTGAGGCTTATCAGGCCAAAGCTATACTTGATTTATTAGATGATTTCCCCATAGTAAACGCCTTGCAAATCAAATTTTGGGCTTGGCTGGCCAGCTATTATTGTTGTCATTTAGGAGAAGTGATGAATGCCGCTTTACCCAGTGGTTTAAAGCTATCTACTGAGAGTAAGATTCAAATGCATCCTGATTTTGACTTGGACAATCCAGATTATCCTATGGATGACAGGGAAATGCTGATATTGGAGGCTTTGGAAAAGAAGGAGGAAATGAATGTGGATCAACTGGATACCCTGGTTCCAGTGAAAGACCTTCACAAGTTGATTAAAAGTCTTCTTGCTAAGAAAGCCATCTTGGTTTATGAATCTGTTAAAGAGAAATACAGCCCAAAGATAGAACTTAGGGTGAGGCTAGCTCAAGAATACATTACTGCATCGGATAAGCTAAATGAACTTTTTGATGGAATAAAAGGGAAAGTAAAGCAAGAGAATGTGCTTCTCAAATATTTACAACAAGTTCCTATTTACCAGAAAAGTGAGCTAAACAAACAAGGACTGGCCAAAAAGATTTTGACCGATGCAGGTTGTTCTCCTTCTTCCATTGATACCCTTATTAAAAATAAGGTATTGGAAAGCTTCAAGGTAAAAATAAGTCGTTTTGACCCAATTAATATTGATGAAAATCCAATTCTACTTTCTGATGATCAAAAGGAAGCGTATGATGCGGTGCAAAATGAATTTAACAGTAAATCCACAGTTTTACTTCATGGTATTACAGGATCTGGTAAAACAGAGATTTACATTAAGCTAATAATGGAGGTCCTGGAAAGTGGTTCACAGGTATTATTGCTGCTTCCTGAAATTGCACTTACTACTCATTTGGTTTCTCGGCTACAGAAAGTTTTTGGTGATAAAATGGGTATTTTTCACTCTAAATATTCAGACAATGAACGTGTAGAAGTGTGGCAAGGAGTGATTTCAGGGAAGTACAATTTCATTATAGGAGTCAGATCTTCTTTATTCTTACCTTTCGATAGCTTGGGTTTGGTCATTGTAGATGAAGAACATGAACCTTCCTATAAACAGTATGACCCTGCGCCAAGGTTTCATGCAAGAGATGCTGCAATCATGATGGCATATCTACACCAAGCCAAAACGGTCTTAGGAACAGCTACCCCAGCTTTTGAGACCTTTTCTAATGTTCAAAATGATAAGTATGGCTATGTGAAAATGGATAAACGTTATGGCAATGCGGAATTGCCTCATTTTCATTTGGCAGACATTTTAAAGGACAAAAAGAAAAACCTGCTTAAATTAGACTTTACCAGACTTCTGAGAGAGAAAATCCAAGAGGCCCTAAACAATCAGGAACAAGTATTAATATTTCAAAATAGGAGAGGCTATGCCCCATATATTTCCTGTGATGAATGTGGTTGGATTCCTGAATGCGAACACTGTGATGTCAGTTTAACTTACCACCAATTTCAGGAAGAATTGAGATGTCACTATTGTGGGTTTAAAGATGTTGTTCCAAAAAAATGCCATGCCTGTGGTAGTGATAAGATTACAACCGTAGGTTCAGGAACGGAAAGGATTGAAGAAAATCTCTCATTACTTTTTCCTGAAGCCCGAATTTTAAGAATGGATTTGGACACTACCCGAAGTAAATATGGGTACCAAAAGATTTTAGAAGAATTCGGATCTGGAAATGTGGATATTTTGGTAGGAACCCAGATGATTACCAAAGGTCTGGATTTTGATAGGGTGTCTCTGGTAGGAATTGTTGATGCTGATCGAATTTTGTTTTACCCAGATTTCCGCTCAGGAGAAAGGGCTTTTCAACAAATTACACAAGTGGCTGGAAGGGCTGGTAGGAGAAATAAAACAGGTAATGTAATTATTCAAACAAGACGACCTGATCAATTGATTTTCAATCAGATAATAAGTGGTGATTACGCTGAATTTTATCGACAGGAGATGGGAGAACGGAAGCAGTTTTATTATCCTCCTTTTGTCAAGAATATCAAGATCGTAGTCAAGCATAAAGACTTTAAGACAGCAGAAACTGCATCTGTTCAATTAAAAAATTTACTTTCAGACATTGAAGGAAGGAAGATAATTCTAGGTCCGGAAAAAGCATTAATAGGTAAGATTAAAAACTTATATCTTTTTGAAATCTGGATCAAACTCGAAAAAAGCACCAATGCACAAGTGCGTTTTAAACAGGAGATGACCCGTTCCATTTCAGACCTGCAATCAGACAAACGCTTTCGTTCAGTTAGGTTTTTAGTGGATGTGGATCCTTTTTAA
- a CDS encoding thioredoxin domain-containing protein, with the protein MKGNKLIASKSLYLQQHAHNPVQWHPWSEEALAKAKAENKPILVSIGYSACHWCHVMEKESFEDMEVADLMNANFICIKIDREERPDLDNIYMEAVQIMGLQGGWPLNVFLMPDQKPFYGGTYFPKNQWMKVLAGVAQAFEKQYEELVKSAEGFGRSIDRSVIEKYGLKREEGEFTPENVRAMARNLLKGVDTEWGGMKRVPKFPMPVIWNFLLDMAILDEQKHIGEQVCFTLKKIGMGGIYDHLGGGFCRYSVDGEWFAPHFEKMLYDNGQLLGLYSKALQYSRDSFFKEKIVETVNWLHGEMRSAEMGFYSALDADSDGAEGKFYTWTYKELKELLGLDLDWFGSLYGIKEEGNWEDGVNILFQNLTYSEVAQNHGLTLDTFEGKLKEVKEKLFENRSSRVRPGLDDKIISGWNGLVIDGLCKAYLAIGDEGYKRSALETGNFIWNQMVHDNVLYRNFKDNEAYTPAFLEDYAAVIQSFISLYKISFSPLWLNRAKLLTERVMDNFLDERDGMFFFNDPKTEKLIADKKEVFDNVLPASNSVMARNLHQLGLYLYNDTYLCQAESMLQLVREMVIKEPDFLANWANFFLEKSVPTAEIAITGKEANRVGLSLQADYHPNMVIAATTVNTEEVPILAGKSTEKTILYVCFNKSCKQPVETIEEAVSQLPFLSKTK; encoded by the coding sequence ATGAAAGGCAATAAACTGATAGCGAGTAAAAGTTTGTACTTACAGCAACATGCCCATAATCCGGTACAGTGGCATCCTTGGTCAGAGGAGGCCTTGGCCAAAGCAAAAGCTGAGAACAAGCCTATATTGGTAAGTATCGGTTATTCTGCTTGCCACTGGTGCCATGTCATGGAAAAAGAGAGCTTTGAAGACATGGAGGTAGCGGATCTAATGAATGCCAATTTTATTTGTATCAAGATTGATAGAGAAGAAAGGCCTGATTTGGATAATATTTACATGGAGGCAGTCCAAATAATGGGTTTACAAGGTGGATGGCCTTTGAACGTTTTTTTAATGCCTGATCAAAAACCTTTTTATGGAGGTACTTATTTCCCTAAAAACCAATGGATGAAAGTATTGGCAGGAGTGGCTCAGGCATTTGAAAAGCAGTATGAAGAATTGGTGAAAAGTGCCGAAGGTTTTGGTAGGAGCATTGATAGGTCAGTTATTGAAAAATATGGCTTAAAGAGGGAGGAAGGAGAATTTACCCCTGAAAACGTAAGAGCAATGGCCAGGAATTTATTAAAAGGGGTAGATACGGAATGGGGAGGTATGAAAAGGGTTCCTAAATTCCCAATGCCTGTTATATGGAACTTCTTACTGGACATGGCCATTTTGGATGAACAAAAGCATATAGGAGAACAGGTTTGTTTCACCCTGAAAAAAATAGGAATGGGAGGCATTTATGACCACCTGGGTGGGGGATTTTGCCGGTACAGTGTAGATGGAGAATGGTTTGCACCCCATTTTGAAAAGATGCTTTATGACAATGGTCAATTACTTGGTCTATACAGCAAAGCCTTACAATACAGTAGAGATTCTTTCTTTAAGGAAAAGATTGTAGAAACGGTTAACTGGTTACATGGTGAAATGCGTAGTGCAGAAATGGGCTTCTATTCTGCACTAGATGCAGATAGCGATGGGGCAGAAGGAAAATTTTATACCTGGACTTATAAGGAACTCAAAGAGCTACTGGGCCTTGATTTGGATTGGTTTGGGTCACTATACGGTATAAAAGAGGAGGGGAATTGGGAAGATGGTGTGAATATCCTTTTTCAGAACTTAACTTATTCAGAAGTTGCTCAAAATCATGGTTTAACCTTGGATACATTTGAAGGAAAACTAAAAGAAGTCAAGGAAAAGCTCTTTGAAAACAGATCTTCCAGAGTTAGGCCCGGATTGGATGATAAAATCATAAGCGGATGGAATGGATTAGTCATTGACGGTTTATGCAAAGCTTATTTAGCAATTGGTGATGAAGGTTATAAGCGCTCGGCTTTAGAGACTGGAAATTTTATTTGGAACCAAATGGTCCATGACAATGTACTTTATAGGAATTTTAAAGATAATGAAGCTTATACGCCTGCCTTTCTTGAAGATTATGCTGCTGTTATTCAATCTTTTATCTCTCTCTATAAAATTTCTTTTTCACCATTATGGTTAAATAGAGCGAAATTGTTGACTGAAAGGGTCATGGATAATTTTCTTGATGAAAGGGATGGAATGTTTTTCTTTAATGATCCTAAAACTGAAAAATTGATAGCTGATAAGAAAGAGGTTTTTGACAATGTTCTTCCTGCTTCTAACTCGGTAATGGCAAGAAACCTACATCAATTAGGTCTGTACTTATACAATGATACTTACCTTTGTCAAGCAGAAAGCATGTTGCAATTGGTTCGTGAGATGGTGATCAAAGAACCGGATTTTCTAGCCAATTGGGCAAACTTTTTTTTAGAAAAATCGGTTCCTACAGCGGAAATAGCCATTACAGGAAAAGAGGCAAATAGAGTGGGACTTTCACTCCAGGCTGATTATCATCCCAATATGGTCATAGCTGCTACTACAGTCAATACTGAAGAAGTACCAATTTTAGCTGGTAAGTCAACTGAAAAGACAATATTGTATGTCTGCTTTAATAAGTCATGCAAGCAACCTGTAGAGACCATAGAGGAGGCAGTAAGTCAACTTCCATTTTTGAGCAAAACCAAATAA
- a CDS encoding GSCFA domain-containing protein codes for MKSFRTTFQFKECDKKINHSSRMVTIGSCFSEVVGERLTHSKFNTLTNPFGTTFNPHSIFSLLLNSLESKPADPELYLNRHDNFFHYQLHSSFNGSSIKDLSDKIENTKIKVKESLEKATHLFITFGTAFVYRLIENERIVANCHKQAQRNFSKSILGLEEMRYSFNEFYQKLIAVNPNIQLVLTVSPVRHIKDGIPENQLSKSLLNVFCHQIVSKYPTIYYFPAYEIMMDDLRDYRFYKEDMIHPNSMAEDYIWNEFSGAFFDSETIDLIQHIDQIQKNLSHRPFNPQSQAHYQFLCKLQELISLMPAELDFTNEKQAISDQLKLF; via the coding sequence ATGAAAAGTTTTAGAACTACTTTCCAATTTAAGGAATGCGATAAAAAAATAAACCATTCGTCCAGAATGGTAACTATTGGCTCTTGTTTTTCTGAAGTAGTAGGTGAAAGGTTAACACATAGTAAATTCAACACTTTGACAAATCCCTTTGGAACAACTTTTAACCCTCATTCTATTTTCAGTTTATTATTGAATTCACTGGAATCAAAACCGGCTGACCCAGAATTGTACCTAAACCGGCATGATAATTTTTTTCATTATCAATTGCATTCCTCATTCAATGGATCTTCCATAAAGGATCTTTCAGATAAAATTGAAAACACCAAAATAAAGGTCAAAGAGAGCCTTGAAAAAGCTACTCATCTATTTATAACCTTTGGTACGGCTTTCGTTTATCGCCTCATAGAAAATGAAAGGATTGTGGCCAATTGCCACAAGCAAGCTCAACGAAACTTTTCTAAAAGTATACTTGGCCTGGAGGAGATGAGGTATAGTTTTAATGAGTTTTATCAAAAACTTATAGCTGTAAACCCCAATATACAGCTGGTTTTGACGGTTAGTCCTGTGAGACACATAAAAGATGGGATACCAGAAAATCAGTTGAGTAAAAGCCTGTTAAATGTTTTCTGTCATCAGATTGTCTCAAAGTATCCAACTATTTATTATTTCCCAGCCTATGAGATAATGATGGATGATTTGAGGGATTATCGATTTTATAAGGAAGACATGATTCATCCCAACTCTATGGCGGAAGACTATATATGGAATGAATTTTCTGGGGCATTTTTCGATTCAGAAACCATTGATTTGATCCAACATATAGATCAAATACAAAAAAATCTCAGCCATAGACCCTTTAATCCTCAGTCACAGGCCCACTATCAGTTTCTTTGCAAGCTTCAAGAGTTGATCTCTTTGATGCCTGCTGAACTTGATTTTACAAATGAAAAACAAGCTATAAGTGATCAGTTGAAATTATTTTAA
- the rplI gene encoding 50S ribosomal protein L9 — MEVILKTDIKGLGYKNDLVAVKPGYGRNYLIPQGFALLATSSNKKILQENIKQAAHKAEKIKTEAEAVAAKLESITLEIKAKIGDSGKIFGKVTTLQLSDALAEKSIDIDRKKISINQPVSTSGEYEAEIDLHREVKTNVKFVVVAE; from the coding sequence ATGGAAGTTATCTTAAAAACGGATATAAAAGGACTTGGATATAAAAATGACTTGGTAGCTGTTAAACCTGGTTATGGACGTAATTATCTAATCCCTCAGGGCTTCGCTTTACTTGCCACTTCTTCTAATAAGAAGATCTTGCAGGAAAACATTAAGCAAGCAGCCCACAAAGCAGAAAAAATCAAAACTGAAGCCGAAGCTGTTGCAGCTAAATTAGAAAGCATCACTTTGGAAATCAAAGCTAAAATAGGCGATTCTGGAAAGATTTTTGGAAAAGTTACTACTTTACAGCTTTCTGATGCTTTGGCAGAGAAAAGCATAGATATTGATCGTAAGAAGATCTCTATCAATCAGCCGGTATCTACTTCAGGTGAATACGAAGCTGAAATTGATTTACACAGAGAAGTGAAAACTAACGTTAAATTCGTAGTTGTAGCTGAATAG
- the rpsR gene encoding 30S ribosomal protein S18, with product MTLKNEPINREQNRKKYCRFKKLGIKYIDYKDPNFLLKFVNEQGKILPRRLTGNSAKFQRKVAQAIKKARHLALLPYVADGLK from the coding sequence ATGACATTAAAAAACGAACCCATCAACAGAGAGCAAAACAGGAAAAAATACTGTAGATTTAAAAAGCTAGGTATCAAGTATATTGATTACAAAGATCCTAACTTTTTGCTTAAGTTTGTGAACGAACAAGGTAAAATTCTTCCTAGAAGATTGACAGGTAACTCTGCTAAATTTCAGAGAAAGGTTGCTCAGGCTATTAAAAAAGCCAGACATTTGGCATTATTGCCTTACGTAGCAGATGGCTTGAAATAG
- the rpsF gene encoding 30S ribosomal protein S6, whose protein sequence is MFQKNYETVFILTPVLSEVQMKDTVDKYVGLLKELGAEIVNVENWGLKKLAYPIQKKTTGFYVMVEYKVDPTAIKKYEINFRRDETVLRFLTTVMDKHSLVYAERRRKGEFNKKSEAKEEPAK, encoded by the coding sequence ATGTTCCAAAAAAATTATGAAACGGTATTCATACTTACTCCCGTTTTGTCTGAAGTTCAGATGAAGGATACCGTTGACAAGTACGTAGGCTTGTTAAAAGAATTGGGAGCAGAGATAGTTAACGTTGAGAATTGGGGTCTAAAAAAATTGGCTTATCCAATCCAAAAGAAAACTACTGGGTTTTATGTAATGGTCGAATACAAAGTGGATCCAACTGCAATTAAAAAGTATGAGATCAATTTCAGAAGAGATGAAACTGTATTGAGATTTCTTACTACTGTAATGGACAAACATTCCCTGGTATATGCAGAGAGAAGAAGGAAAGGTGAATTCAATAAAAAATCAGAAGCTAAGGAGGAGCCAGCAAAATGA